AAAGGGCTCGGCAGAATCTGGCGCATCTTGCCCATGGTTTCTGAAGAGCCCTTTAATTTTTTTTTTAAATTCCACGCTGACAGTGAAGCAAAAAATCACTCGTAGCCCTAAACGAAAAATGTTAAACATCCATCAGCGCAATGGCGATGATTTCTTTGTTTTCCAACGCATACTTCAACAGCGCATTTTTCCCGGATAAATTCAATTTCTCACAAATATTTGCCCGATGGTGTTCGACAGTTTTGGGGCTGATAAATAACTTTTTCGAAATTTCCGCGGTGGTGTAGTCTTCCGCAATTAATTTGATGACTTTTTGCTCCGTTTTAGTCAGCTTAAATTGAAAAATATCTTGCAAAGTTTTGTTATCAGCGCTGTTGTTCAAAATTCGAGACGTCAAAGCGGGGCTAATAAAAGTTTGTCCGTTTATCGCTTTTTCCACGGCAAGAATGATGTCGTCCACGGCGCTTTCTTTGAGGACAAACCCCCTGATGCCGTACGAAGCCGCCCGGCTGAAAAGCAGCTCGTCATCGTGCATGGTGAGAATGATTACAGCCACAGGCAGCCGGTGTTCGTGAATATGTTTCGCTAATTCAAGGCCATTTCTGTACGGCATGCTGATGTCAAGAATTGCAATGTCCGGAGATTTTGCCAAAATTAAATCGAGAGCTTCCTGTCCATCTTTTGCCTCATCAACGATCTCCCAGTCAGGCATTTCACTGAGAAGCTCGCGCAATCCTTTCAAAAATAGCGGATGGTCGTCAGCAATCAAAATGTTTATTTGGTTTTTTTGATTTGACATTTTAACTTACTATTTTAAATAAAGTTACAAATTTTTTATTGTAACTATTCAGGTGTGGATATTCTGGAAGCCGCTGAAGCGGCTCTTAGCTTGCAAAATTGATTTACAAGCACCACGATGAACAGGCTGTCTAAAAACTATGTCCATTAATAGCTTTTATGCTGTATTGTTTTCTTTGAACGTGTCTATATGTAGGGAATGCAAATTTGCATTCTACTTTTCGGACAGCCTGTTCAGCATGGTGGTATAATCTAAGCTAAAAAGCAAATAGCTGCTTCAGCAGCTTACCAAATGATAAATAGACGACTAAAACTGAATAGTTACTTTTTATTTTAAAATGAGTTGTAATTTAAACCCAAAAGATGCGCAGGCATCAAGGTTTTTATTATCATTCCTTCCGTGGCTGAAGAGAGTTACAGAATTATTCTCTGATGGGAATCTGGATCGTAATTTCCGTTCCCGTCGCTGAATTTGATTTAATTTTCAGCTTCCCATTTAAAATTTCCACTCGTTCTTTGATGTCTGAAAACCCGATCCCTTTGGCAGTCTCTTTGACCCGTCCATAATCAAAGCCAACGCCATCGTCCGTAATGATCATTTTGATGAATCGCTCGGAACGACGAATTTCGATGCGCGCGTTTTTTGCCTTCGAATGTTTTAAAATATTATTCAAAATTTCCTGAGCAATTCGATACACATTAATCTCGTATTCTTTCGGCAATAAACCGTTAATTTTATCAATCCTATAGCTAAATCGAATCTCCGTTGACGCTCCCATTTTTTTTATCATGTGTCTGATGCAATCGGTCAGCCCTAAACTATCCAATTGATAAGGATGCAAATCAAATGCGATTTGCCGAATATTTGAAATCGCCTCAGCAGCGACAGAGTTGATTTGCAGCAGACGTTCCTGATTAAATTTTGCTTCATTTTTGAGTAGCAGATTCGCTTGATTTTTGATCAGCAGCAAATCCTGACCAAGGCTATCGTGCAATTCGGCCGCGATCCTCTTTCGTTCCCTCTCCTGATTTTCAATCAATGCGCGGGTGAAAAGACGCTGGGCTTCGGATTCTTTTCGTAATAATGCAAAACGGTGATTGATATTGTAGTAAATTATCACAGCGAACAAAAAAATTACTGTAATTTTGAAATATAGCGTTTGCCAGAAGGGGGGGGTAATATAAATAGAAAGAGAATCTCCCTTTTCATTCCAGAAACCATCGTTATTTGAACCGATCACTCGAAAAGTGTATTTTCCTGGCGGAACATTTTTGTACGTCACCCTTCGAAGCGTTGTTGTCTCCTGCCATTCACGATCGTATCCTTCAAGCCGATACAAATATTTATTTTTGACGGCATTAATGAAATTCAGGGCGACAAATTCAATAATGAATGAATTCATTTTATAATTCAATTTCACCGATGATGTGAACATGATATTTTGATTGAAATCGCTCTTTGCATGTAAAATTTCAAAGCCTGTGATATAAACCGGTGGAACGAAGTGATTTTGTTTTAATATTTCAGGGCTAAAATAGGAAAATCCGTTGATGCCGCCAAAAAACATTAATCCATTTTTGGCCTTATAACAGGAATTGTTTTCAAAATTTGTTCCGTGCAAACCATCGCCGATGCCAAAATTGATGAATTCTTCTTTGAAAGGATCAAATCTAGAAATACCATTATCTGTGCTAATGTATAGAAATCCGTTTTTATCCTCGAGAATTCCCTTAATATGATTGGACACAAGTCCGTCAGCCGTAGTGAACAGGCGCAGAGTTGCCGTTTTTTCATCATAGCGATAAAGGCCAAATTCTTCTGTGCCGATCCAAAGCAAGTTCTGTGAATCGCGAAATAAAATAGCGATGATCTTTTTCAGCCTTTCGCTTTTAAAAGAATCCGGCAACAGAGGATGAAACTTCAACGCGGCAACATCGCCAACCATGACGCCTCTGCTTGTACCGATGTAAATCCGGTTATTTTGACCAAGCAAAATTGAAGAGATGAGCACGGTTTCGCCCTGATACCCTGTTGTTTTAATTTCCACTTTTTCAAATGTTTCTTTATCAGGAAAAAATCGATACAACTCACCCGTTGCTGTAATTATCCACAAAATTCTTTTTTTATCTCTGGCCATTCCAAGGAAGATGCTTCCGCCTGGTTTGTGATTTTTAGGTAATTGCGGCTGATATAGTCGGAATTTATAAGTATCAGTTTCCATGCGATAAAGTCCCTTATTTGTCGCAAGCCACAAAATTTGAGCATCTCGATCCGGATAAATTGTATTAATGTTTGAGCCCCTGATAGCGTCTATCTTTTTACAACGTTCTTTATGACTTATTTGAAAATTATTTGAAAAATCAAACTCATACAACCCTGTTGTCGCACCCACGAAAAGAATTTGCTTTTTGTCATCGTAGTAGAAAGAACGCACGTTATTAAAATGAACCGTATTTTTCTTTATTTTGCTAAACTTATAAGGTGTAAATTTCCATTTTTGAGGCTGAAAAATATTAATCCCTCCCGCATGTGTTCCCACCCAGAAAGAACCGCCAGTATCCTCAAAGAAAGACAAAACCAGATTGCTGCTGATGCTTTCGGGATCATTTTCATTGTTTCGATAACCTGCCAAATGGTTACTTTTTTTATCATACCAGAGCAGCCCACCTCCCCAGGTACCAACCCAGATTGTATTATGAGAATCACAAAAAACTTTTACAATGTGAAAATTTCCCAGACCATTTCTTTTGTTCAAATTAATCAACTTCGTTTGGTTGGTCTCATTTAAATTTATGACATAGATTCCTTGGTTGTAGGTTCCTATCCACAGGTTATGATTTTCGTCTTCGGTAATTGACCAGATGTCGCAATTTTCCAATTCGCGAAAATGATCTTCACCAGAAAGTCGATGAAAAGTTTTTGAGTCAGTGTCAAAATAAAAAAGCCCGCAAAAACGAGTGCCAACCCATAGTTTTTTTTTGCTATCAAAAGATAAACATCTGATGAAATTTTTGTGCCGGCTATTGGGCTTGTTGTCGCTAAACAAAAATTTATCAAATGTTTTGTTTTCAATATTAAATAAATTCAATCCCCCGCTTGCTGGTGCCAACCAAATTCTTCCAGCCTCATCCTCCACGATGTCCCAGATTTCGTTGTCACTGATGCTATTGCTGTTATTTTCATCGTGCAAAAATCGGGAAAATCTCCCTGTTCTCTTATCAAAAATATTCAATCCACCTTTATCTGTGCCGATTAAAATCAATTCATCGCCGGAATATTCAATGATACATCGGATAAAATTGTCGCTCAGGCTGTTCTCGTTTTGCGGCTCCATTTTGTAGGTTTTGAAATTGTACCCATCATAACGAAAGAGGCCTCCCTTTGTCCCGATCCAGATAAATCCCTGTCTGTCCTGAAGAAAACATGTCACGCTGTTTTCGCTCATGTTTTCGCTCGGAAAAATATGGTCAAATTTTAAGCTGTTCTGGTAGGTATTCTGAGCCGCTGCATGAAAACACACGAAAAGGCTCAACAAAAATATTTTCAGAATTGTGACTGGTTTCATGGGGATTCTTTTCACAGAAAAGTTCTGTGCATTTGCCTGCAATATATTTTAAAATAACAGTTTTTTTTGAATGATGCAAGAATTTTCTGATAAGTGTGGGGGTTTCCCCCCAGAAAAAATAGGGGGTAATACCGATTGATTAATTGGAATGAAATAGCGATATTGAACAGCAGGAATCAAATCCCTAATAGAATCCCTATTTTCAGGATTATTATGATTAACTTTTCCCAAAAAAGAATGGTTATTCTGAAGCGTCAATTATTATTCTTTCTGATTCTCATTGCTTACAATTGCGGCAATCGAAATGCTGACGCTATTCAGCGCGCCTATCGATCCGATTTTTATACACCAGAAATAAAAGTTGACTATTTGCGGGGAAAGGTCGATTCTGTCAATATCCCCGAAGGCAAAATTATCATCACTTGTTTTCGTTTTGAATCAAAGCAACCAGTGAAAATCCGGGAAAGGGAAAAATACCGAAAAATCGATCCCGCAGCAATTTTTGATTTTTTGACTAAAAAATCGGTGATGGAAAAAAAAGATGTCGAACTCCTGTTAGCGCATAAACGCGATTTGAGTTGTCTTCTTTTTGAGAAAAAAATTCCCTCAAGTATTTCTGCCTCTGCTTTATATACTCGAATTGTGACTGAAAAAAAATGGATCATCTTATGGCCAAAAGGAAAAACATATTTTGTAATTCACCTGAGAAAGGAAAAATATTTTTTCCGAAAATAGGTCTTTCCCGTCTGCTGTCCTATCAAGTTAGCAAAAAATATTCAATTAGACAATTCATTGTTCTTTTGATTTAGCTAAAGTTATTAACAAAAAATGAGGTGGCAAAATGAAAGCAAAATTTGTTGTGACGCTTATTTTCATTTGTGCGGTAGTGCCCTTTGTGGCATACGGGTTTCCCGGCACAAACATACCGTCGCAGCCTGTCGAAAGCGCAACAGGCCCGGAATATGTGAATTTTTCTTTACTGGGAAAAATCGCTGATCGTCATGCTCAAAATATCTGGGGAGAAAATATCAGTAGAGGAAAACCATTGTTCCTTGTGGATATGTCCGGGAAATTAGTTGCTTATGTTTTTCCATTTGTTTTGAATGATAAGGATTTCCCTGAATTTAAAAGGATTTTTAACAATGTCCGTGATGCGCGAAATTCAGACCGAACAAAAAGATCACAAAACAATTTTTCAGAACTGTGCAAAAAATTTGGCTCAGTTTACGTGTCGGCCACGAAGAAAAACTATCCCATCCCACGAGTGGACCATTCTCTCCACGCCTACTTTTTGAACGGTGAATTAGCACAACAAAAGGCAAACGACTTTTTTGGTCGACAAGCAGAGCTGCGACATCTTGTTCTTGCTAACTCTTGCGACCAATATTTTGAATTCTCCGCCGGAGACAGAACAGTTTTCATCAACGCTTATTCTCTTGAAATTGTAACTCCGGAACAGATCCATGCCATTGATTTCAAT
The nucleotide sequence above comes from Calditrichota bacterium. Encoded proteins:
- a CDS encoding response regulator transcription factor, which produces MSNQKNQINILIADDHPLFLKGLRELLSEMPDWEIVDEAKDGQEALDLILAKSPDIAILDISMPYRNGLELAKHIHEHRLPVAVIILTMHDDELLFSRAASYGIRGFVLKESAVDDIILAVEKAINGQTFISPALTSRILNNSADNKTLQDIFQFKLTKTEQKVIKLIAEDYTTAEISKKLFISPKTVEHHRANICEKLNLSGKNALLKYALENKEIIAIALMDV